From one Bacteroidales bacterium genomic stretch:
- the atpE gene encoding ATP synthase F0 subunit C, with translation MSLLTVLLQVATDLAPYAKMGAGIGAGIAAIGAGMGIGQIGRGAVEGIARQPEAAGDIRSNMIVSAALIEGVAFFAIVVCLLIVFL, from the coding sequence ATGTCTTTATTAACCGTTTTATTACAAGTTGCAACAGATTTAGCTCCTTACGCAAAAATGGGTGCCGGTATCGGTGCCGGTATTGCTGCTATTGGTGCAGGTATGGGAATTGGTCAGATTGGTCGTGGTGCTGTTGAAGGTATTGCACGTCAACCTGAAGCTGCAGGCGATATTCGTTCGAATATGATTGTTTCTGCTGCCCTTATCGAAGGTGTTGCTTTCTTTGCTATTGTTGTATGTTTGCTTATTGTTTTCTTATAA
- the atpB gene encoding F0F1 ATP synthase subunit A: MKHIQYFLVSLIFLFNGSTFAQHAEEESSAEESFNAGEMIIEHIVDSYEWHILDYGDFHLSIPLPVIIFHEGNLLTFMSSTFHHGHAPALFDENNKLIHAEETDNNHSVSYGLAIMHEGAHKGKLAYIDVNEYIHHHKIVENTEAGMPYDFSITKNVLSLWMSLILILWVFVSVAKSYKTRKGKAPKGMQNMLEPFIIFVRDDIAKESIGEKKYEKYLPYLLTIFFFIFFNNLLGLIPFFPGGANLTGNIAVTMVLALFTFIITNVSGNKNYWVHIINTPGVPWWLKIPMPLMPIVELMGLITKPFVLMVRLFANITAGHIIVLGFISLIFIFGNMSPAIGYGVSVVSIAFAIFLTFLEFLVALIQAYVFTLLSALYFGSAVEEHH, encoded by the coding sequence ATCAAACATATTCAATACTTTTTAGTTTCCCTTATTTTTCTTTTTAACGGATCAACTTTTGCACAGCATGCAGAGGAAGAATCCTCAGCTGAAGAATCTTTTAATGCCGGTGAAATGATAATAGAGCATATTGTCGATTCTTACGAATGGCATATTCTCGATTATGGCGATTTTCATTTAAGCATTCCTCTTCCGGTAATTATTTTTCACGAAGGAAACTTACTCACATTTATGTCGAGTACTTTTCATCATGGACATGCTCCTGCTTTATTTGATGAAAATAACAAATTGATTCATGCAGAAGAAACAGATAATAATCATTCTGTATCTTATGGCTTAGCCATAATGCATGAAGGAGCACATAAAGGGAAATTGGCATATATCGATGTGAATGAGTATATCCATCATCATAAGATTGTAGAAAACACAGAAGCAGGTATGCCCTACGATTTTTCAATTACTAAAAACGTACTTTCACTTTGGATGAGTCTGATTCTTATACTATGGGTATTTGTTAGTGTTGCCAAATCGTATAAAACACGTAAAGGAAAAGCACCAAAAGGAATGCAAAATATGCTTGAGCCTTTTATTATTTTTGTTCGTGACGATATTGCCAAAGAATCTATAGGAGAAAAGAAATATGAGAAATATTTACCTTATTTGCTAACGATATTTTTCTTTATCTTTTTCAATAACCTTTTAGGTTTAATACCGTTTTTCCCCGGAGGAGCAAACCTGACAGGAAATATTGCGGTAACAATGGTTTTAGCTCTGTTTACATTTATTATTACCAATGTAAGCGGAAATAAAAATTATTGGGTACACATTATCAACACGCCCGGTGTTCCTTGGTGGTTAAAAATCCCAATGCCTTTGATGCCTATTGTTGAATTGATGGGATTAATAACAAAGCCTTTTGTATTGATGGTGCGTTTGTTTGCAAACATTACAGCCGGTCATATTATTGTGTTGGGTTTTATTAGTTTGATCTTTATTTTTGGAAATATGAGTCCGGCTATAGGTTACGGAGTTAGTGTTGTATCTATTGCTTTTGCCATTTTCCTAACTTTCCTTGAGTTTTTAGTAGCATTAATTCAGGCTTACGTATTTACATTATTGTCGGCATTGTATTTTGGCTCTGCCGTAGAAGAACATCATTAG
- a CDS encoding T9SS type A sorting domain-containing protein, which produces MRRTLLFILFLIGFNGLSKAQDAIQIMQYNTLYYGNTTSFCTSTNNAVDMKNEQFKIIFGHVQPDILTVNEMSGNPIMQDSLLNNALNVDGETKYKRGELTNTATNDLVNMLYYNSEKLSLLKQDVIPTTIRPTDVFTLFYNAADLAWTKDTLFLTCIVTHLKAGSSSADASTRSSQTASIMSYIQSHDLHNNYLFMGDLNMYTSTETAYQNLTKEYNGIYYLNDPINAPGDWNNNDAYKAIHTQSSHSTSNGCASTGGLDDRFDFVLASDAIMNGTDGFTVDVDSYSVLGNDALHFNTSIIGSPENSSAPAEVITALYNASDHLPVLVQLKTEQDYLGLEKTDSFAQVKFQNPVNQQMNLCIAFKEATSFEVRIYDLMGRVLIQASENEKSVQHQLSLEVNNLKSGIYFLHLKTDNGQESVHKFFKN; this is translated from the coding sequence ATGCGTAGAACATTATTATTTATACTCTTCCTTATAGGATTTAACGGATTATCAAAAGCACAAGATGCTATTCAGATTATGCAATATAATACCTTGTATTACGGTAACACAACAAGTTTTTGCACCTCTACAAATAATGCCGTAGATATGAAAAACGAACAGTTTAAGATTATTTTCGGACATGTTCAACCTGATATTTTAACGGTAAACGAAATGTCCGGTAATCCCATTATGCAAGATTCTCTTTTGAATAATGCTCTAAATGTAGATGGAGAAACCAAATACAAAAGAGGAGAGTTAACCAATACCGCGACCAACGATTTAGTAAATATGCTTTATTATAATTCTGAGAAATTAAGCCTTTTAAAGCAGGATGTAATCCCCACAACTATTCGTCCCACTGATGTTTTTACTCTTTTCTATAATGCTGCGGATTTGGCCTGGACCAAGGACACTCTTTTTCTAACTTGTATAGTAACACATTTAAAAGCAGGAAGTAGCTCTGCCGATGCATCAACTCGTTCATCTCAAACGGCATCAATTATGAGTTATATTCAAAGTCATGATTTGCATAATAATTATCTTTTTATGGGCGATCTTAATATGTATACATCTACTGAAACAGCTTATCAGAATTTAACAAAAGAATATAACGGAATCTATTATCTGAATGATCCTATAAATGCTCCCGGCGACTGGAATAATAATGATGCTTATAAAGCTATTCATACTCAATCTAGTCATAGTACTTCCAATGGATGTGCTTCTACCGGTGGTCTTGACGATCGCTTTGATTTTGTCCTTGCTTCTGACGCTATAATGAATGGAACTGACGGATTTACTGTTGATGTTGATAGCTATAGTGTGCTTGGGAATGATGCTTTACATTTTAACACTTCTATTATAGGCTCTCCTGAAAATAGTTCTGCACCTGCTGAAGTGATTACAGCTCTTTATAATGCCAGCGACCACCTTCCCGTTTTAGTGCAACTAAAAACAGAACAAGACTATTTGGGTTTAGAAAAAACAGATTCTTTTGCTCAGGTAAAATTTCAGAATCCTGTAAATCAACAAATGAATTTGTGTATTGCTTTTAAAGAAGCAACTTCTTTTGAAGTAAGAATTTACGATTTAATGGGGCGCGTTTTAATTCAAGCTTCGGAAAACGAGAAAAGCGTACAGCATCAATTATCTTTAGAAGTAAACAATTTAAAAAGCGGGATTTATTTCCTTCATTTAAAAACTGATAATGGTCAGGAGAGCGTACATAAGTTTTTCAAAAATTAG
- a CDS encoding histidine phosphatase family protein has product MKTLYVMRHGKAEDGFDKSDYKRKLNSKGIKRSVKVGLKLKDRKGELDTIICSSSLRTVETAEIMADLFDFPQADIKKHKELYLAPVNVILENIYSLDDSVSNVLLVGHNPGLSELIGSLSRQLTDYLPTSALIALKIDIDKWEEISNANAKIVFSLFPKT; this is encoded by the coding sequence ATGAAAACCCTCTATGTTATGCGGCATGGTAAAGCCGAAGATGGTTTTGATAAATCCGATTATAAACGTAAGCTGAACTCTAAAGGAATAAAGCGAAGTGTAAAAGTCGGTTTAAAACTAAAAGATAGAAAAGGAGAGCTTGATACAATAATCTGTAGCAGCTCCTTGCGAACGGTAGAGACAGCTGAAATTATGGCTGATCTTTTTGATTTTCCTCAAGCAGATATAAAAAAGCATAAAGAATTATACTTAGCTCCCGTTAATGTAATATTGGAAAATATTTATTCTTTAGATGATAGCGTATCAAATGTTTTACTCGTGGGTCATAATCCGGGTCTTAGCGAGTTAATTGGCAGCTTAAGCAGACAATTAACGGATTATTTACCAACATCTGCTCTTATTGCTTTAAAAATTGATATCGATAAATGGGAAGAGATAAGTAATGCTAATGCTAAAATTGTTTTTTCTTTATTCCCTAAAACATAG